The Nocardioides sp. S5 genome includes a window with the following:
- a CDS encoding ATP-binding protein: protein MTGWQDGRLHSAVLVSPGRERRHDRRLRKAAARELLSADREARRAEAKRKAEELSAEKRATVTLPRAGEHGAATLRTPGRFRVPRHRDTSATLAGAYPFLAEGGLGSEGVFVGQDLYSGSSFVYDPWILYARGLITAPNLVLAGIVGSGKSCLAKSLYTRSIPFGRRVYVPGDPKGEHTAVAEAVGGRAIALGHGMANRLNPLDEGHRPSGYDDAQWASQVASRRRDLVGALAETVLERRLTPLEHTAVDIAIDRTVRGADVPVLPMVVDRLLKPDPADDPDGRLTEDGRLVGHALRRLVAGDLAGLFDGPSTVTFDPSLPMISLDLSRVTENATLISVLMTCASAWMESALLDPNGGQRWVVYDEAWRLMSHPALLRRMDAHWRLARHYGIANMLIFHKLTDLDNVGDSGSAMRALASSLLANAETRIVYRQEADQLGATSAALGLTGTEQSLIPTLGTGQGLWRIKNRSFVVQHQMHPAELELFDTTGRMTGAL from the coding sequence GTGACCGGGTGGCAGGACGGGCGCCTCCACTCCGCCGTACTCGTCTCACCGGGACGAGAACGGCGGCACGATCGCAGGCTCCGCAAGGCCGCGGCACGAGAACTCCTCTCCGCCGACCGCGAAGCCCGGCGCGCCGAAGCCAAGCGCAAGGCCGAGGAACTGTCGGCCGAGAAGCGGGCGACCGTGACGCTCCCCCGCGCCGGCGAACACGGCGCGGCGACACTGCGGACGCCCGGACGATTCCGCGTGCCACGCCACCGGGACACCTCGGCGACCCTGGCGGGCGCGTACCCCTTCCTCGCCGAAGGCGGCCTCGGCAGCGAAGGCGTGTTTGTCGGCCAGGACCTATACTCCGGCAGTTCCTTCGTGTACGACCCCTGGATCCTCTACGCACGCGGGCTCATCACCGCACCGAACCTCGTGCTCGCCGGAATCGTGGGTTCCGGCAAGTCCTGCCTCGCCAAGAGCCTCTACACAAGGTCAATCCCCTTCGGCCGCCGCGTCTACGTCCCGGGCGACCCCAAGGGCGAGCACACCGCCGTCGCGGAAGCCGTCGGCGGTCGGGCCATCGCGCTGGGACATGGCATGGCCAACCGCCTGAACCCGCTCGACGAAGGCCACCGGCCGTCCGGGTACGACGACGCCCAGTGGGCCAGCCAGGTCGCATCCCGTCGCCGCGACCTCGTCGGCGCCCTGGCGGAGACCGTGCTCGAACGCCGGCTCACCCCACTCGAGCACACGGCCGTCGACATCGCCATCGACCGCACCGTTCGCGGAGCCGACGTCCCAGTCCTCCCGATGGTCGTCGACCGGCTCCTCAAACCGGATCCGGCCGACGACCCCGACGGACGCCTCACGGAAGACGGACGACTGGTCGGTCACGCACTCCGGCGCCTCGTCGCGGGCGACCTCGCCGGGCTCTTCGACGGCCCGTCGACGGTAACGTTCGACCCGAGCCTCCCGATGATCTCCCTCGACCTGTCCCGCGTCACCGAAAACGCCACCCTCATCTCCGTCCTGATGACGTGCGCCTCGGCCTGGATGGAATCGGCGTTGCTCGACCCGAACGGCGGCCAGCGCTGGGTCGTGTACGACGAGGCCTGGCGCCTGATGTCGCACCCCGCACTGCTGCGCCGGATGGACGCCCACTGGCGCCTCGCGCGGCACTACGGAATCGCGAACATGCTGATCTTCCACAAGCTCACCGACCTCGACAACGTCGGCGACTCCGGCTCCGCCATGCGTGCGCTCGCCTCGTCGCTCCTCGCGAACGCCGAGACCCGCATCGTCTATCGCCAGGAAGCTGACCAGCTCGGCGCAACGTCGGCGGCACTGGGGCTCACTGGCACCGAGCAGTCACTTATCCCCACGCTCGGCACCGGCCAGGGACTGTGGCGGATCAAGAACCGCTCCTTCGTCGTCCAGCACCAGATGCACCCCGCCGAGCTCGAGCTCTTTGACACCACCGGACGCATGACGGGAGCTCTTTAG
- a CDS encoding SCO6880 family protein, whose protein sequence is MASLASGTLIIGLYVGAVVMTFPIILFFVALASVAVGGRKLIEWAPIGARWLWRSAGGQLLYRRRVVKPRPAGTLALPGDAARLRQWVDPETDAVMVHDPHAGTLTAIVGVSHPAFVLLDPAEQERRVVSWGRVLATACRSGRIASVQVMERTLPDSGKGLADWWEQHGNRSDSWASTTYGELVDRAGPAGERHASTVSTSLDMKVAGRAIRAAGGGMRGAAAVLRQEMATMLAALRSADLSPGEWLTPGDLALILRSAYDPAVAGALERQGDIGRDLATAGPVAVTESWGSLRSDSAHHCVLWITEWPRSLVYPGFLAPLLLSSGIRRTFTLLYTPMRTDRAARDIRKKKTEYISDAAQRQKIGQIEDAQQTAEYQDVLQQEADLTAGHGVLRATGFIAVSASDPDELERAVAAIEQAAIQASCETRRLWGQQAQSFAASALPLCRRV, encoded by the coding sequence ATGGCCAGCCTCGCGTCGGGCACGTTGATCATCGGTCTGTATGTCGGCGCCGTGGTGATGACCTTCCCGATTATCCTGTTCTTCGTCGCGCTGGCATCCGTCGCTGTGGGAGGGCGCAAGCTCATCGAGTGGGCGCCGATCGGCGCGCGCTGGCTCTGGCGATCAGCGGGCGGGCAACTGCTGTACCGCCGTCGAGTCGTGAAGCCGCGCCCCGCGGGGACGCTGGCGCTGCCCGGTGACGCGGCTCGGCTGCGTCAGTGGGTCGACCCTGAGACCGACGCCGTCATGGTTCATGACCCGCACGCGGGGACCCTGACGGCGATTGTCGGTGTCTCCCACCCTGCGTTCGTGCTGCTCGACCCGGCGGAGCAGGAGCGGCGGGTCGTGTCGTGGGGTCGGGTCCTCGCGACGGCATGCCGATCCGGGCGAATCGCCTCGGTCCAGGTGATGGAGCGGACACTGCCCGACTCCGGCAAGGGCCTGGCGGACTGGTGGGAGCAGCACGGCAACCGCTCAGACTCGTGGGCATCGACGACGTACGGCGAGCTGGTCGACCGCGCTGGGCCCGCGGGCGAGCGCCATGCCTCGACCGTCTCGACCTCGTTGGACATGAAGGTTGCCGGGCGAGCGATCCGGGCTGCCGGCGGAGGCATGCGAGGAGCGGCCGCCGTACTCCGGCAGGAGATGGCGACCATGCTGGCCGCTCTCCGGTCCGCCGACCTCTCCCCCGGCGAATGGCTCACGCCCGGCGACCTTGCGCTGATCCTGCGGTCCGCTTACGACCCCGCGGTCGCTGGCGCACTCGAGCGCCAGGGCGACATCGGCCGGGACCTGGCCACCGCAGGCCCCGTCGCGGTCACCGAATCGTGGGGCTCGTTGCGCAGCGACTCCGCGCACCACTGCGTCCTCTGGATCACCGAGTGGCCGCGGTCCCTGGTGTATCCCGGCTTCCTCGCGCCTTTGCTGCTGTCTTCGGGGATCCGGCGGACCTTCACGCTGCTCTACACGCCGATGCGCACCGACCGAGCTGCCCGAGACATCCGCAAGAAGAAGACCGAGTACATCTCCGACGCCGCCCAGCGACAGAAGATCGGCCAGATCGAGGACGCCCAGCAGACCGCCGAGTACCAGGACGTCCTCCAGCAGGAAGCCGACCTGACCGCCGGGCACGGTGTGCTGCGTGCGACCGGGTTCATCGCCGTCAGCGCCAGCGATCCGGACGAGCTCGAGCGCGCTGTAGCGGCGATCGAGCAGGCGGCGATCCAAGCGTCGTGCGAGACGCGCCGGCTCTGGGGACAGCAGGCGCAGTCCTTCGCGGCGAGTGCGCTCCCACTCTGCCGCCGGGTTTGA
- a CDS encoding S1 RNA-binding domain-containing protein, which yields MSRDIYADAARRHAHALPGHTLLAAEPCYIPASVLTVDVLAEEVEDLDKAQKYALAALLNGIYTVEDLELFMGLTPEDTATTVAGLLRSEFVDYRPPAPGQPRVLSLLPNGLEAARDARVRRPKSTTIQVVYDRLTGGVTSWRRNSLVRSGTARKSQFIVLPQKGGVDVERADLTVTAISDAIHGYARSDFKILGVTGVTESRNFYRDAILLVYRDIDSSSVRLGIEIDGQWSEEHLAALEDVDAVDKLGISSTEGVSYEPADEPGPRLSRDEVIAIQTALNDADTAPQADDDRLDRTAIRWLSMADHPAWLDDALTGPKRRLLIISPWITGSVVTRQFVGRLEQLARSADVTIFWGFGDNAKTDRHALQSLHDAAGRSSRLAVVRVDDTHAKILVSDSYYVKTSFNWLSFRGDSNRKFRQEEGDLVSDQVLADRAYDRYMRENCGLALEIVGTLPERYRTYVNPASSTTGPPPSSPDAMSPPRQSRAERKREALKSLSVGEVVSGTVKTITNFGAFVDLGEVDGLVHISQLADRRVDHPSDVVSVGDAVTVLVQDVDLDRERVSLSLRAVPQ from the coding sequence GTGAGCCGCGACATCTATGCCGACGCCGCACGGCGTCATGCGCACGCGCTACCGGGACACACCCTGTTGGCCGCGGAGCCCTGCTACATCCCGGCGTCGGTACTCACGGTCGATGTCCTCGCTGAGGAAGTCGAGGACCTGGACAAGGCTCAGAAGTACGCGCTCGCTGCCCTGCTGAACGGCATCTACACCGTCGAGGATCTCGAGCTCTTCATGGGCCTCACCCCAGAAGACACCGCAACCACGGTCGCGGGCCTACTCCGGTCGGAGTTCGTCGACTACCGCCCCCCTGCCCCGGGGCAGCCGCGAGTCCTCAGCCTGCTCCCCAATGGCCTTGAGGCTGCACGTGACGCGCGCGTGCGACGCCCGAAGTCGACGACCATCCAGGTGGTATACGACCGGCTCACAGGCGGCGTCACCAGCTGGCGCAGAAACTCGCTCGTGCGCTCCGGTACCGCCAGGAAGTCCCAATTCATCGTTCTGCCGCAGAAAGGCGGCGTCGACGTAGAGCGTGCTGACCTCACAGTCACTGCCATCTCTGACGCAATCCATGGGTACGCCCGTTCCGACTTCAAGATCCTCGGGGTCACCGGTGTAACGGAGAGCCGGAACTTCTATCGCGACGCCATCTTGCTCGTCTACAGGGACATTGACTCGAGCTCAGTTCGCCTGGGAATCGAGATCGACGGCCAGTGGAGCGAGGAGCACCTGGCTGCACTCGAAGACGTCGACGCAGTCGACAAGCTCGGCATCAGTTCGACCGAAGGGGTCAGTTACGAGCCTGCGGACGAGCCCGGTCCCCGACTCTCGCGCGACGAAGTGATCGCGATCCAAACCGCCCTGAATGACGCCGATACCGCGCCGCAGGCGGACGATGACCGACTAGATCGCACCGCCATCCGGTGGCTATCCATGGCCGACCACCCCGCGTGGCTGGATGACGCACTAACGGGACCGAAGCGTCGCCTTCTCATCATCAGCCCCTGGATCACAGGCTCCGTAGTGACCCGGCAGTTTGTTGGACGCCTCGAGCAACTAGCGCGAAGTGCAGATGTCACGATCTTCTGGGGTTTCGGCGACAACGCGAAGACAGATCGCCACGCCCTCCAGTCGCTGCACGACGCAGCTGGGCGGTCCTCGCGGCTCGCCGTCGTGCGCGTTGACGACACTCACGCGAAGATCCTCGTGAGCGATAGCTACTACGTGAAGACGAGTTTCAACTGGTTGTCGTTCCGGGGGGACTCGAACCGGAAGTTCCGCCAGGAGGAGGGCGACCTCGTCAGCGATCAGGTGTTGGCGGACCGTGCCTACGACCGGTACATGCGTGAGAACTGTGGCCTCGCTCTGGAGATCGTGGGGACCCTGCCCGAGAGGTACCGCACCTACGTCAATCCGGCGTCTTCAACCACGGGGCCCCCGCCGTCGTCGCCTGACGCCATGTCGCCGCCACGGCAGTCGCGAGCTGAAAGGAAGCGGGAGGCACTGAAGTCCTTGAGCGTCGGCGAGGTCGTCTCGGGCACGGTCAAGACCATTACGAACTTCGGCGCATTCGTCGATCTAGGCGAGGTTGACGGACTGGTTCACATCTCCCAACTTGCTGATCGTCGCGTAGACCACCCATCCGACGTGGTGTCCGTCGGCGACGCGGTCACGGTTCTCGTCCAGGATGTCGACCTTGACCGTGAGCGTGTCTCGCTCTCTCTCCGCGCCGTCCCGCAGTAG
- a CDS encoding ATP-binding protein, translating to MARSDLLLDLVEAERRGDRDRFKILVEAVISEERANQHHLLADRLSELITTLGTSKPRDDHASAIRDLVHEIVPDRKLEDLELAPVTSRVVTELIEEQKRSELLRSYGIEPRNRLLLSGPPGNGKTSVAEAIAAELMLPFYVIRYEGVVSSFLGETAARLDNAFEFVRTRRCVLFFDELDTIAKERSDEHETGEIKRVVSTLLLQIDRLPAHVILIGATNHGELLDRAAWRRFQVRAELHAPSRAQATEHLERLAQRLGGDLGYAPRTIADKLAGASFAELEEFALDIRRRAVLEMPDADLRRIVKERLEHRQAQAGE from the coding sequence ATGGCGCGGTCGGACCTGCTCCTCGATCTCGTTGAGGCCGAGCGCCGAGGCGACCGGGACCGCTTCAAGATCCTCGTCGAAGCGGTCATCTCGGAGGAACGTGCCAACCAGCACCACCTTCTCGCGGATCGCTTGTCGGAACTCATAACAACACTCGGCACGAGCAAGCCGCGCGACGACCACGCCTCGGCGATTCGCGACCTGGTCCATGAGATCGTCCCGGACCGCAAGCTCGAGGACCTAGAACTCGCTCCCGTGACCAGCCGCGTCGTCACCGAACTGATCGAGGAACAGAAGCGGTCAGAGCTTCTCCGGAGCTATGGCATCGAGCCACGCAACCGCCTCCTGCTGTCAGGACCGCCGGGTAACGGGAAGACCAGTGTCGCGGAGGCAATCGCCGCGGAGCTGATGCTGCCGTTCTACGTGATCCGCTACGAGGGTGTGGTCTCAAGTTTCCTCGGCGAGACAGCTGCCCGGTTGGACAACGCGTTCGAGTTCGTCCGCACGCGACGTTGCGTCCTCTTCTTCGACGAGCTCGACACCATCGCCAAGGAACGCTCCGATGAGCACGAGACTGGTGAGATCAAACGAGTCGTGTCCACGCTGCTCCTGCAGATCGACCGGCTGCCAGCTCATGTCATCCTCATCGGCGCGACCAACCACGGCGAACTCCTGGATCGAGCCGCCTGGCGGCGGTTCCAAGTGAGAGCCGAGCTTCACGCTCCTTCACGGGCGCAGGCCACCGAGCACCTCGAGCGCCTCGCGCAGCGCCTTGGTGGCGACCTCGGCTATGCCCCGCGAACCATTGCCGACAAGCTCGCTGGAGCGAGCTTCGCTGAACTTGAGGAGTTCGCCCTGGACATCCGGCGCCGTGCGGTGCTGGAGATGCCCGATGCGGACCTCCGCCGCATCGTGAAGGAACGGCTTGAGCACCGGCAAGCTCAAGCTGGCGAGTGA
- a CDS encoding SMI1/KNR4 family protein has translation MPTEPEAVADLLRSQGRMAFVEPTTETTIDAFEAEHGIRLPSQLKQWLLVSDGGDFFLPAGFQLRGLAHQPLIDVDDPDRPDDNYIVIGALSSGDPVLFERSSDRISIYNREAGRIEANESFDDFFTFLTDLAAVVGIGDDDVE, from the coding sequence ATGCCCACTGAGCCCGAGGCCGTTGCCGATCTGCTGAGGTCCCAAGGGCGGATGGCGTTCGTAGAGCCGACAACCGAGACGACCATCGACGCCTTCGAGGCAGAACACGGTATTCGCCTGCCTTCTCAGCTCAAGCAGTGGCTCCTCGTGTCGGACGGTGGAGACTTCTTCCTTCCAGCGGGGTTCCAGTTGCGTGGCCTGGCGCATCAGCCATTGATCGACGTCGACGACCCCGATCGACCGGACGACAACTACATCGTCATCGGCGCACTTTCGTCCGGCGACCCAGTTCTGTTCGAGCGATCAAGCGACCGAATCTCGATCTACAACCGTGAGGCGGGAAGGATCGAGGCCAACGAATCCTTCGACGACTTCTTCACCTTTCTGACTGATCTGGCCGCCGTCGTAGGCATCGGCGACGACGATGTCGAATAG
- a CDS encoding GNAT family N-acetyltransferase — MSTDREPDDYEIHSDLARMDLDRIHRWLSTDAFWALGRSRETVDTAARHSLNFAAFAADGTQVAYARVATDYATFAWLCDVYVDRDHRGCGLGTRLSEAVVVALRPMNLKRVLLSTLDAHDVYARVGFVPMPDPEKLMILGQSEHQPPSS; from the coding sequence GTGTCAACCGATCGGGAGCCTGACGACTACGAGATCCACTCCGACCTCGCCCGCATGGATCTTGACCGGATTCATCGGTGGTTGTCCACCGACGCCTTCTGGGCGCTAGGACGCAGCCGAGAGACCGTCGATACAGCGGCGCGACACTCCTTGAACTTCGCGGCCTTCGCCGCTGACGGCACCCAAGTTGCCTACGCACGGGTGGCGACCGACTATGCGACCTTTGCCTGGCTGTGTGACGTGTACGTCGACCGCGATCACCGGGGATGCGGCCTGGGCACGCGCCTGTCGGAAGCCGTGGTGGTCGCGCTCCGGCCGATGAACCTCAAGAGAGTTCTGTTGTCGACCCTCGACGCCCACGATGTCTACGCCCGTGTCGGATTCGTGCCCATGCCTGATCCTGAGAAGCTGATGATTCTCGGCCAGTCCGAACACCAACCTCCGTCTTCGTGA
- a CDS encoding serine/threonine-protein kinase: MRIIAGRYAEIANTRRVGGQGEVFQATDLHQGGRMVAVKLLPASADDIYRIYFERSTAANRKLNHPNVAALLDSGVDDGIGAYYLVMEWVPETLNSWLSTFDEPPGWDDLAEAVALPLASALAHSHSLAVLHRDIKPTNVLWDGTAPILTDFALSKIKDQVAAAQDATVVGSTNAPWAPPDHASRGSTRFDVYGLAATLLQCVTDSPIRDFPDIAKALAGADVPPDVLDLLSRSLDPEPSRRPADGQVMLVELQAIHEARLSRWRKQKTIVFELSNTARRALEEESPDRRPESAVPGLLGDGTVVLPRLETGADGKSYYNAEGFRLIGDRLELGMVFTDQYRLLAKWAKVTDFEALERFRANEDAVPIDARDFAWSAERAANPKQAAQAALELRTLLSKAVQDFSDRFGERFKQARLNSWSQLIDAKEQLEKRLEEPISYEVVGRSGMEFELESPAPVPPAVLDQERVARPDDDPTARGVPVNVVDVAGTDLIVRALQTTRDMPRHGVLVRDRRPSQAAIKRQKTALAALREGSSARPHLREIVLDPEVATAPDPVAFEPITPDLDDDKIAAVANALGSEDIYLVEGPPGTGKTSFICELINQYLRARPGDKVLLVSQMHVAIDNAVTRLFDSGVADVVRLSSRDDKVDPDASHLLLANKLSAWTAEIAKRAQNGLSVLAEREGIEVESVSLALRAEEARAALREAADRREALGVLEPSDRLDNEDLPDDRATMLADYYRASERSEEAAATVRMAAGRLGEELSAEPTDSELASLIDRLVGTSPGHQRIRELLQIQGDWLNSLTDPGASEPLFLPTQRVVAGTCMGFLSNAKVQEMQFDLCIIDEASRATASELLVPMTRSKRWVMVGDPQQLPPMAEEVFEHKDLVDEFELDKLFHNSSLFDILLAESPEACRTRLTTQHRMAVPIGRLISDTFYDGELTHEPYPALLPESVEDNDRLVWFSTSRRADRGEEPKRARGESSSNKTEALEIAKLLARLEGSTQQGGVRRIKGGPVSVLVLTGYRAQCLEIERAIRRLNLTGLSVTVNTVDAVQGREADVVIFSVTRSNLTGDFGFLDERYSGRINVALSRARDVLWIVGDSEFAGSKEGPLGRALTHIGRPGIGRIEYL, from the coding sequence ATGCGGATCATTGCCGGCAGATATGCCGAGATCGCGAACACGCGTCGGGTCGGCGGACAAGGCGAGGTCTTCCAGGCAACGGACCTGCATCAGGGCGGCCGCATGGTCGCGGTCAAGCTACTTCCAGCGTCTGCTGACGACATCTACCGCATCTACTTCGAACGTTCGACTGCGGCCAACCGGAAGCTCAACCACCCGAATGTCGCTGCGCTGCTCGACAGTGGGGTCGACGACGGAATCGGCGCCTACTACCTCGTCATGGAGTGGGTCCCCGAAACGCTCAACTCCTGGTTGAGCACCTTCGATGAGCCACCGGGCTGGGACGACCTTGCCGAGGCTGTCGCACTCCCGCTCGCATCGGCCCTCGCGCATTCCCACTCGCTGGCCGTGCTGCATCGCGACATCAAACCAACAAACGTGCTCTGGGATGGCACCGCCCCGATCCTCACAGACTTCGCCCTGAGCAAGATCAAAGACCAGGTCGCAGCCGCCCAAGATGCGACGGTCGTCGGCAGCACAAACGCTCCTTGGGCGCCGCCAGACCACGCGTCTCGTGGATCGACGCGATTCGACGTGTACGGGCTCGCAGCCACGCTCCTTCAGTGCGTTACCGACTCGCCCATTCGAGACTTCCCCGACATCGCCAAGGCGCTGGCTGGGGCGGACGTCCCGCCGGATGTACTTGATTTGCTGTCTCGTAGCCTCGATCCGGAGCCGAGTAGGCGCCCTGCCGACGGCCAGGTGATGCTTGTCGAACTGCAGGCCATTCATGAGGCTCGACTTAGCAGGTGGCGGAAGCAGAAGACCATCGTCTTCGAGCTGTCCAATACGGCGCGGCGTGCTCTTGAGGAGGAGTCACCTGATCGGCGTCCCGAGTCCGCCGTTCCCGGACTCCTCGGCGATGGGACGGTGGTGCTCCCCCGCCTGGAGACAGGCGCCGACGGAAAGTCGTACTACAACGCTGAGGGCTTTCGGCTCATCGGCGACCGCTTGGAGCTTGGAATGGTCTTCACGGACCAGTACCGGCTCCTGGCAAAGTGGGCCAAAGTAACCGACTTTGAAGCGCTTGAGCGGTTTCGCGCCAACGAGGATGCCGTTCCGATCGACGCTCGGGACTTCGCCTGGTCAGCCGAGCGTGCTGCCAATCCCAAGCAAGCAGCTCAGGCAGCCCTGGAACTGCGCACCCTGCTCAGCAAGGCAGTCCAGGACTTCAGCGACCGCTTCGGCGAAAGGTTCAAGCAGGCGCGACTAAATAGCTGGTCGCAACTCATCGACGCGAAGGAGCAACTCGAGAAGCGGCTCGAGGAGCCAATCTCCTACGAGGTCGTCGGTAGAAGCGGCATGGAGTTCGAACTCGAGTCACCGGCGCCTGTGCCTCCTGCCGTCCTGGACCAAGAGCGGGTGGCCAGACCTGACGACGACCCAACCGCTCGCGGCGTTCCGGTCAACGTCGTCGATGTGGCGGGCACCGACTTGATCGTGCGCGCACTCCAAACCACTCGGGACATGCCACGCCACGGCGTGCTCGTGCGTGATCGCCGTCCCTCGCAAGCCGCCATAAAGCGGCAGAAGACGGCCCTCGCTGCTCTCCGCGAGGGCAGCTCGGCACGACCACACCTTCGCGAGATCGTCCTCGACCCGGAGGTCGCGACGGCGCCTGATCCGGTTGCCTTCGAGCCGATCACGCCCGACCTCGACGACGACAAGATCGCCGCGGTCGCCAACGCGCTCGGTTCAGAGGACATCTATCTAGTCGAAGGCCCACCAGGAACCGGAAAGACGTCATTTATCTGTGAACTGATCAACCAGTACCTGCGCGCCCGGCCTGGCGACAAGGTGCTGTTGGTCAGCCAGATGCACGTAGCGATCGACAACGCCGTCACACGCCTGTTCGACTCCGGTGTCGCGGACGTCGTCCGGCTCTCGAGTCGCGACGACAAAGTCGACCCGGATGCTTCGCACCTCCTGCTCGCAAACAAGCTCAGTGCTTGGACGGCCGAGATCGCCAAGCGTGCGCAGAACGGATTGAGCGTTCTCGCTGAGCGCGAAGGAATCGAAGTCGAGTCCGTGTCCCTCGCCCTTCGAGCCGAGGAGGCACGGGCGGCTCTGCGGGAGGCTGCAGATCGTCGAGAGGCCCTAGGGGTCTTGGAGCCGTCGGACCGGCTAGACAATGAGGATCTTCCGGACGATCGCGCGACGATGCTGGCGGACTACTACCGCGCGTCCGAGCGGTCTGAGGAGGCGGCTGCAACCGTTCGAATGGCCGCCGGACGACTGGGCGAGGAGCTCTCCGCCGAACCAACTGACTCGGAGCTCGCCTCACTCATCGATCGTCTGGTGGGCACGAGCCCGGGACATCAACGAATCCGAGAGCTCCTGCAGATTCAGGGCGACTGGCTGAACAGCCTGACCGACCCTGGGGCGAGTGAGCCCCTCTTCCTGCCAACGCAACGGGTCGTTGCAGGCACCTGCATGGGATTCCTGTCGAACGCGAAAGTCCAAGAGATGCAGTTTGACCTCTGCATCATCGACGAGGCATCACGGGCCACCGCGTCCGAACTGTTGGTTCCGATGACGCGCTCCAAGCGGTGGGTCATGGTCGGCGATCCACAACAGCTCCCGCCGATGGCGGAGGAGGTCTTCGAGCACAAGGACCTCGTCGACGAGTTCGAGCTGGACAAGCTTTTCCACAACTCCTCGCTGTTCGACATCCTCCTGGCCGAGTCGCCTGAAGCGTGCCGAACGCGACTTACCACGCAGCATCGGATGGCCGTCCCGATCGGGCGCCTGATCTCCGACACGTTCTATGACGGTGAGCTCACCCACGAGCCATACCCTGCCCTGCTTCCTGAGTCGGTTGAGGACAACGACCGCCTCGTCTGGTTCTCGACCAGCCGCCGAGCCGACCGTGGAGAAGAGCCCAAGCGGGCCCGCGGCGAAAGTTCCTCGAACAAGACCGAGGCACTCGAGATCGCAAAGCTACTCGCGCGGCTCGAGGGCAGCACGCAGCAGGGCGGCGTGCGTCGCATCAAGGGCGGGCCAGTATCAGTGCTTGTTCTCACCGGATATCGAGCCCAGTGTCTGGAGATCGAGCGCGCAATTCGACGCCTCAACCTGACCGGACTCAGCGTCACCGTGAACACGGTTGACGCGGTTCAAGGTCGTGAAGCAGACGTCGTCATCTTCTCAGTGACGCGAAGCAATCTCACCGGCGACTTCGGCTTCTTGGACGAGCGCTACTCCGGGCGGATCAACGTCGCTTTGTCACGTGCGAGAGACGTTCTCTGGATCGTCGGCGACTCGGAGTTCGCCGGCAGCAAAGAAGGTCCACTAGGTAGGGCGCTGACCCATATTGGTCGGCCGGGGATCGGAAGGATCGAATACCTGTGA